The Zavarzinia compransoris genome includes a window with the following:
- the rplA gene encoding 50S ribosomal protein L1: protein MAAVGKRLRQAAEGIDRTKNYPLTEAVKMVQERAKAKFDETIEVALNLGVDPRHADQMVRGVVTLPNGTGKTVRVAVFAKGDKAEAAKAAGADIVGADDLAAEVQAGNINFDRCIATPDMMVVVGKLGKVLGPRGLMPNPKLGTVTANVAEAVKAAKGGQVEFRVEKAGVLQAGVGKASFSPQALEENIKAFVDAVSRAKPSGAKGTYLKKVAVSSTMGPGVKVEVSSVVS, encoded by the coding sequence ATGGCTGCTGTCGGAAAGCGTCTGCGTCAGGCCGCCGAAGGCATTGACCGCACGAAGAATTATCCGCTGACGGAAGCGGTGAAGATGGTCCAGGAACGCGCCAAGGCGAAGTTCGACGAGACCATCGAGGTTGCCCTCAACCTCGGCGTAGACCCGCGTCACGCCGACCAGATGGTGCGCGGCGTCGTCACCCTGCCGAACGGCACGGGCAAGACCGTCCGCGTCGCCGTCTTCGCCAAGGGCGACAAGGCCGAGGCCGCCAAGGCCGCCGGTGCCGACATCGTCGGCGCCGACGATCTGGCCGCCGAGGTCCAGGCCGGCAACATCAACTTCGACCGCTGCATCGCGACCCCGGACATGATGGTCGTGGTCGGCAAGCTCGGCAAGGTGCTCGGCCCGCGCGGCCTGATGCCGAACCCGAAGCTCGGCACCGTGACCGCCAATGTCGCCGAAGCGGTGAAGGCGGCCAAGGGCGGCCAGGTCGAGTTCCGCGTCGAGAAGGCCGGCGTCCTGCAGGCCGGCGTCGGCAAGGCGAGCTTCTCGCCGCAGGCGCTGGAAGAGAACATCAAGGCTTTCGTCGACGCCGTGTCGCGCGCGAAGCCGTCGGGCGCCAAGGGCACCTACCTGAAGAAGGTGGCGGTGTCCTCGACCATGGGCCCGGGCGTCAAGGTCGAAGTGTCGTCGGTTGTCAGCTGA
- the rplJ gene encoding 50S ribosomal protein L10, whose product MDRAAKKELVATLSEVFSETSLVVVGHYSGLRVSEITDLRRQMRAAGASFKVSKNRLTKLALQGTKFEGIADLLKGPTAIAYSTDPVAAAKVAVEFAKKNDKFVLKGGVMGGTQLDVEGIKALATLPSLDELRAKVLGIIQTPAQRIASVLQAPGGQVARVLAAYAKKDEEQAA is encoded by the coding sequence GTGGACAGAGCCGCAAAGAAGGAGCTGGTCGCGACCCTCTCGGAAGTCTTCAGCGAGACTTCCCTGGTGGTCGTCGGTCACTACAGCGGGCTTCGGGTCTCGGAGATCACCGATCTCCGCCGCCAGATGCGCGCTGCCGGTGCCAGCTTCAAGGTTTCCAAGAACCGGCTCACCAAGCTTGCTCTCCAAGGTACGAAGTTCGAAGGCATCGCGGACCTGCTCAAGGGTCCGACCGCCATCGCCTATTCGACCGACCCCGTCGCCGCGGCGAAGGTGGCGGTCGAATTCGCCAAGAAGAACGACAAATTCGTTCTGAAGGGCGGCGTCATGGGCGGCACGCAGCTGGACGTCGAGGGGATCAAGGCCCTCGCGACCCTGCCGTCGCTGGACGAACTCCGTGCCAAGGTTCTCGGCATCATCCAGACCCCGGCCCAGCGCATCGCTTCGGTGCTCCAGGCTCCCGGCGGTCAGGTCGCCCGCGTGCTGGCGGCCTATGCCAAGAAAGACGAAGAGCAGGCGGCGTGA
- the rplL gene encoding 50S ribosomal protein L7/L12, whose product MADLARIVEELSALTVIEAAELSKLLEEKWGVSAAAPVAVAAAAGPAAAAAPVEEQTEFTVILQEAGDKKINVIKEVRAVTGLGLKEAKDLVEAAPKEVKAGVSKDEAAKIKAQIESAGAKVVVK is encoded by the coding sequence ATGGCTGATCTGGCCCGTATCGTTGAAGAACTCTCGGCCCTCACCGTCATCGAGGCCGCCGAACTGTCGAAGCTGCTCGAAGAGAAGTGGGGCGTCTCCGCCGCCGCGCCGGTCGCCGTCGCTGCCGCTGCCGGCCCGGCCGCTGCCGCCGCCCCGGTCGAAGAGCAGACCGAATTCACCGTCATCCTGCAGGAAGCCGGCGACAAGAAGATCAACGTGATCAAGGAAGTCCGCGCGGTCACCGGCCTCGGCCTCAAGGAAGCCAAGGACCTGGTCGAAGCGGCTCCGAAGGAAGTCAAGGCGGGCGTCTCCAAGGACGAAGCCGCCAAGATCAAGGCGCAGATCGAATCGGCCGGCGCCAAGGTCGTCGTTAAGTAA